The nucleotide window TTGAATACCGCGTATTGCGCTACGGCAGGCAATGCAACTCTGGCAGGCACTCCTGCTGGTGGCACGTTCAGCGGCACAGGCATTGTCAATGGCAATCAGTTTTCGCCAAGCACAGCAGGACCAGGCATACACACCATTACCTACCGCTACACCAATACCAGCGGATGTCAGGGCACGGCGACACAGCAAGTGACGGTTAATCCAGTACTCAGTGCCCCGGTTGCTACGGGTGCTTCGCGTTGTGGCACCGGCACGGTTACGTTGAAAGCCAGTGGCTCTAGCGGTACCTACGCCTGGTACGCCACGGCCTCCAGCACCACCGTGCTAAGCACCAACGCAAGCTTCGTTACGCCTTCCCTGAGCGCTACGACTACCTACTATGTGCAGGCCAGCTTCAACGCAAGGATGCCCCAGCAGCCGGGTGAGTGCTACGGCCACTATTAATGCCGTGCCGGTAGTAACTGCCAGCGCAACATCCCCCAGCATCTGTGTCGGCGCTTCCACCAGCCTGAAAGCAACGGGCGCCAGCACCTATAGCTGGTCGCCGGCTACCGGGCTGAGCACAACCAGCGGTGCTACCGTAACGGCGTCACCCACTGCCACGACAACTTATATAGTTACCGGTAGGAATGCCAGCGGCTGCACCAGCACCGCTACGGTGACGGTAACGGTAAACCCGGCACTGGCTGTGACTGCTCAGGCCTCTCCTACTTCCCTGATGCTAGGCAGCAGCACTACGCTGAGTGTAGCTAGCCCAGTAAGCGGGACTACCTACACCTGGAGTGGTCAGGGCCTGTTGCAAACCAGCGGTAGTTCCGTTTCGGCAGTACCCACAGCCACAGGAATCCAGCAATACACTGTCACGGCCACCAACAGCAGCTGTACGGCTAGCAGCTCCGTTTCCGTAACTGTGACAGCTGCTAGCCTAACGTGGACGGGACAGACGTCGACGGCTTGGGCCACCGCCTCCAACTGGAGCAACAACCAGATACCCACGGTTGCAACCACGGTCCTAATTCCGGCTGGTACGCCCTACTCGCCCGCCATCAGCTCGCTACAGGCAGTGAAGCAGGTTACGCTGGCCCAAAATGCCAAGCTCACCGTGCTGGATAACGGGGTGCTGGAACTGAAAGGCGACTTCATCAACAATGGTACGTTCAGCAGCACGGAAAAAGCCGAAGTGCGTCTGACAGGCTCGACTCGCCAGAAAGTCGGGGGTAGCGCCACTACGCCTTTCTCGAACCTGACGGTAGAAACTGCTGGAGCCGAGTTGACGGGAGCTACCACGGTAGCTCGCCTGCTCACGCTACGCGGTAATATTGTGACCAACAGCCAGCCCTTTACGCTACTCTCCGATGCCAAGACCACCGCTATGGTGGTCAACGCTGGCGGCATGGTAGTAGGCAAAGCAGCCATGCAGCGCTATATAAGCCCCTCCAACCCAGGTGTGGGCTACCGTCACCTTTCTTCTCCGGTAGTGAGTACGACGGTATCCGACCTGGCCACAGCTGGCTTTACGCCAAAGGTGAATCCAGACTACAACAAGCTGCCGCGCCCGTATATGCCCGCCTCCATTTTCCCAACGGTGCTTGGCTTTGACGAGACGCGCATTACGACCAAATACCCCGACTTCACTGTGGGCTGGAAGTCGCCGGCAGCTCTGACCGATGCTTTAATATCAGGAAAAGGGTATTCAGTCAATATCAGCGCCCAGGAGAAAGTCGCGCTGGAAGGTACCTTGACCACGGGAACCGTGCCTGTTAACACTCTCACCAATGGGGGACTGGCCAACTCGGGCTGGCACCTGCTGGGTAACCCTTACCCGGCACCTATCGATTGGGATTTAGTACCGGTTCCCACTGGTATGTACAATGCCATCTACACTTTCCGTTCGAGCACCGCATATGCCGGTTCGTATGTGAGCTACGTAAACGGTGTCGGGCCGAAGGGAGCCAACATTATCCCTGCTATGCAGGGCTTCCTGGTTCGCATGCAGGGCACCCAGCCGGTTACTTTCAACTTCATGGATGCCTGCCGTCTGACGTCTTACCAAAACCCAGGCCTGCACCGCGGAGGCGAAAGCCGACCCTTGCTAGAGCTGAGCCTGCGCGACGGGCAGCAGCGCACGGATGCAACGTATCTGTACTTTGAGCAGGGAGCCACGCCTGAGGTTGATGCCGCCTTCGATGCCTATAAGGTTCTGAACACGGATGGCAGCCCCAACCTATACAGCGTAGCAGCGCAGAAGCTCTTGTCCATTAATGGCCAGGGGCCGTTGCAGCAGTCCTTGGTAGTACCATTAGGCGTGCGGACTACGGCGGCTACTGTCCATACACTAGACGCTGCCCGGATTGTAAACTTTGCCAGCACCACGCAAGTGTTGCTCGAGGACCGCAAACTGAACGTGTGGCAGGATTTGCGCAATACTCCCGCTTACTCCTTCACGTCCTCAACAGAGGCGGAGGGTCGCTTCTTCCTGCACTTCAATCCTGCTTTAGTACCTACGCCTACCAAAGCAGGAGCTAAGGTTCAGCAGGTACACATCTATCCGAACCCTACTACTGGCCACTTCACGGTAGAGCTCAACCAGTATCAGGGCCGCGTGCATCTAGAGTTACTCAATGCCCTCGGTCAGCGAGTACTTGCGCGCTCAGTGTCGTCTACCGGGGTACAGCAGCATATTTCAATTGATGGCTCACAGCTTGCCATAGGTGTATATGTGGTGCGGATTACTTCCGGGAACCAAGTGGTTTCCCACAAAATCGTGCTCAACCGTTAGGTTCAGTTTAACGATTGGCCCAGCTTAAAATAAGCTGGGCCAATCTTTCTGCCGTTTGATCTGCTTCTTCCTCATTTCGTTTTTATGAACTCACCCTACTTTATCCTCCGCGCTTTCTTGGCCAGTACCTTCCTGCTACTAGCTGTTAGTTTTTCTTCGCCGCTTTTCGCGCAGGGCGACCCTGGAGACGGTGGTCCTGAGCCTGATCCGGAGCCCACAGCTGTGCCTATTGATGGCGGTGCATCGTTGCTGCTGGCCGGGGGCGTAGCCTATGGCCTGAACAACTTGCGCAAGCGTCGTTCTTGAGCCTAACGGATACGAATCGTTTTCATCCTGTAGCCCCTTCGGATAGCTTCTGACGGGGCTTCGCTTTTTGGTGCAAGTAGAATGAGAATGTTTACTGATTTTGACCTCGGACAGTCAGCTATAAGTTGTAGCCAATACCTAGTGGTGCAAGAGGTTAGGGGCCGATTGTTGAGCTTATACTACCAGCTACTCTTCTCGGAAGTACTCGAGCAAGTTGAACTATCACTTGACGCCTGAGGCTAACCAGGATTTTTGGTTAGCACCTATTTAACGACCTGCAAAGCAAGCACATGCTAGGAGACAAAACCCCGAATCCATAAGCAACCACCTGCACTCTAGCCGATTACACAGTATAGTAGGTCGATAGCAATATGTTATTGCTAAGCATCCTTCTAAGCTATGGCTCTTTGGGCTGCAGTATTGCTATGGAATACTAAGTAGGGGGGC belongs to Hymenobacter sp. J193 and includes:
- a CDS encoding T9SS type A sorting domain-containing protein, with protein sequence MSATATINAVPVVTASATSPSICVGASTSLKATGASTYSWSPATGLSTTSGATVTASPTATTTYIVTGRNASGCTSTATVTVTVNPALAVTAQASPTSLMLGSSTTLSVASPVSGTTYTWSGQGLLQTSGSSVSAVPTATGIQQYTVTATNSSCTASSSVSVTVTAASLTWTGQTSTAWATASNWSNNQIPTVATTVLIPAGTPYSPAISSLQAVKQVTLAQNAKLTVLDNGVLELKGDFINNGTFSSTEKAEVRLTGSTRQKVGGSATTPFSNLTVETAGAELTGATTVARLLTLRGNIVTNSQPFTLLSDAKTTAMVVNAGGMVVGKAAMQRYISPSNPGVGYRHLSSPVVSTTVSDLATAGFTPKVNPDYNKLPRPYMPASIFPTVLGFDETRITTKYPDFTVGWKSPAALTDALISGKGYSVNISAQEKVALEGTLTTGTVPVNTLTNGGLANSGWHLLGNPYPAPIDWDLVPVPTGMYNAIYTFRSSTAYAGSYVSYVNGVGPKGANIIPAMQGFLVRMQGTQPVTFNFMDACRLTSYQNPGLHRGGESRPLLELSLRDGQQRTDATYLYFEQGATPEVDAAFDAYKVLNTDGSPNLYSVAAQKLLSINGQGPLQQSLVVPLGVRTTAATVHTLDAARIVNFASTTQVLLEDRKLNVWQDLRNTPAYSFTSSTEAEGRFFLHFNPALVPTPTKAGAKVQQVHIYPNPTTGHFTVELNQYQGRVHLELLNALGQRVLARSVSSTGVQQHISIDGSQLAIGVYVVRITSGNQVVSHKIVLNR
- a CDS encoding PID-CTERM protein-sorting domain-containing protein, coding for MNSPYFILRAFLASTFLLLAVSFSSPLFAQGDPGDGGPEPDPEPTAVPIDGGASLLLAGGVAYGLNNLRKRRS